In Musa acuminata AAA Group cultivar baxijiao chromosome BXJ2-8, Cavendish_Baxijiao_AAA, whole genome shotgun sequence, one genomic interval encodes:
- the LOC135619472 gene encoding double-stranded RNA-binding protein 8-like, with the protein MNLEVVILKEDTEKNKEKTSKKNPDDTKGVASCYVFKSRLQEYAQKVGIPTPVYQTLKEGPSHEPVFKSTVIVNNTRYDSLPGFFNRKAAEQSAAEIALMEIHKSGLMTENMPTVHETGLCKNLLQEYAQKMNYAIPSDICTKNSSGATPFTCTVEIGGIQYIGAAARTKKEAEIKVARTALLAIQSQSQGGIGGALQYTVLPGKRKVKEPELPAEAVKKIKPKKANFKKWSKKQFQRSKDNQVVQSTKNETEVYMLEDASRVPSSAIQIEEAAHDS; encoded by the exons ATGAATCTGGAGGTGGTTATCCTGAAAGAAGAcacagaaaaaaataaagaaaaaacaagCAAAAAGAATCCCGACGATACAAAAG GGGTGGCAAGCTGCTATGTTTTCAAGAGTCGCTTGCAAGAGTATGCACAAAAAGTAGGCATTCCTACACCTGTGTATCAGACCCTCAAGGAAGGTCCTTCCCATGAGCCTGTTTTCAAGTCAACAGTTATTGTTAATAATACTAGATATGATTCTCTTCCTGGTTTTTTCAACCGCAAGGCTGCGGAACAGTCTGCTGCTGAGATTGCACTCATGGAAATTCACAAGTCTGGCCTGATGACTGAAAATATGCCTACAGTT CACGAAACCGGCCTATGCAAGAATCTACTTCAAGAGTATGCACAGAAAATGAACTATGCAATCCCATCCGATATATGCACCAAAAATTCCTCTGGAGCAACTCCTTTTACATGTACAGTTGAGATTGGTGGAATTCAATACATAGGAGCTGCAGCAAGGACAAAAAAGGAAGCTGAGATAAAAGTAGCAAGGACAGCTCTTTTAGCGATACAGA GTCAGTCTCAGGGGGGCATAGGTGGTGCCTTGCAGTACACTGTCCTTCCAGGCAAAAGGAAGGTGAAGGAGCCAGAGCTGCCAGCTGAAGCAGTGAAAAAGATTAAACCCAAGAAGGCCAACTTTAAGAAGTGGTCGAAAAAGCAGTTCCAACGAAGTAAAGACAATCAAGTAGTCCAGTCAACCAAAAATGAAACTGAGGTTTATATGCTAGAAGATGCTTCAAGGGTGCCCAGCAGTGCTATCCAAATCGAGGAGGCTGCTCATGATTCTTGA
- the LOC135619471 gene encoding nod factor hydrolase protein 1-like isoform X2 translates to MGQRALSALLISMLIFSFSPCSDGQQQCAFTGAGSAQVRAGYWFSLYSHDFPVSSIDASLYTHLYYYSLPLSYDEANAGVSVLPHDQLPLLGIFSNSLKSSSPSLRTLLSIATDDHQANDSNAAFSAMAADPVLRAAFINSTLELARANRFDGLDLAWQFPSSPSDMTNLGILLDEWRARIGEEARNSSSALLLTATVYFSNHLFDEATDNLDYPTDAISRNLDWVNALCFGYHKNSNVTAHGAALFDKTSHFSTSYGITSWLDAGIPACKLVMGVPLQGRSWFLRNKTKNKAGDPVVAAGPRQKMSDRIGVMAYSEIEELMKDPRSGFVYDSQTVSSYLHSGDLWVSFDSPEVVEDKIRFAQHNTLLGYFLWPINFDDSNRTISKQASDAWLRNYDSSCCRDEDGYKQAPSPSVAPQDDAAAPLAAISGSAQSQTL, encoded by the exons ATGGGACAAAGAGCCCTCTCTGCGCTCCTCATCTCCATGCTAATCTTCTCCTTTTCCCCTTGTTCCGATGGCCAGCAGCAATGTGCCTTCACTGGTGCAGGCTCAGCTCAGGTCAGAGCTGGCTACTGGTTCTCCCTGTACAGCCATGACTTCCCTGTTTCGAGCATCGACGCATCCCTCTACACTCATCTCTACTACTACTCCCTCCCCCTCTCGTATGATGAAGCCAACGCCGGCGTCTCGGTCTTGCCTCATGACCAGCTCCCTCTCCTCGGCATTTTCTCGAACAGCCTCAAGTCAAGTAGCCCTTCCCTCAGAACCCTGTTATCCATCGCAACCGATGATCACCAAGCTAATGACTCAAACGCCGCTTTCTCCGCCATGGCAGCGGATCCAGTGCTTCGAGCAGCCTTCATTAACTCCACCTTAGAATTAGCCAGAGCAAACAGATTCGACGGGTTAGACTTGGCATGGCAGTTCCCGAGCTCGCCATCGGACATGACCAACCTCGGAATCCTGCTCGACGAATGGCGAGCTCGGATCGGCGAAGAAGCTCGGAATTCCTCATCAGCTCTCCTTCTGACCGCCACAGTGTACTTCTCGAACCACCTGTTTGATGAAGCCACTGACAACCTCGACTACCCGACGGATGCAATCTCAAGAAACCTGGATTGGGTCAACGCTCTCTGTTTCGGCTACCACAAGAACAGCAATGTCACTGCCCACGGTGCTGCGCTCTTCGACAAGACCTCCCACTTCTCCACCAGCTATGGGATCACCTCGTGGTTGGACGCAGGCATCCCTGCGTGCAAGCTGGTGATGGGTGTGCCACTGCAAGGCAGATCTTGGTTTCTCAGGAACAAGACCAAGAACAAGGCAGGTGATCCGGTGGTGGCTGCAGGACCCAGGCAGAAGATGAGCGACCGAATTGGCGTGATGGCCTACTCAGAGATCGAGGAGCTCATGAAGGATCCACGCTCTGGTTTTGTGTATGACAGCCAGACTGTGAGTTCCTACCTCCACTCCGGAGATCTGTGGGTGAGCTTTGACAGTCCTGAAGTTGTGGAAGACAAGATCAGATTTGCTCAACACAACACTTTGTTGGGATACTTTCTCTGGccaatcaattttgatgattcaaACCGCACAATATCCAAACAAG CTTCCGATGCCTGGCTCAGAaactatgattcttcctgctgcaGAGATGAAGATGGCTACAAACAGGCACCATCTCCTTCTGTAGCACCACAGGATGATGCAGCAGCACCATTAGCAGCCATTTCTGGATCAGCACAAAG CCAAACACTGTAA
- the LOC135619471 gene encoding nod factor hydrolase protein 1-like isoform X1: MGQRALSALLISMLIFSFSPCSDGQQQCAFTGAGSAQVRAGYWFSLYSHDFPVSSIDASLYTHLYYYSLPLSYDEANAGVSVLPHDQLPLLGIFSNSLKSSSPSLRTLLSIATDDHQANDSNAAFSAMAADPVLRAAFINSTLELARANRFDGLDLAWQFPSSPSDMTNLGILLDEWRARIGEEARNSSSALLLTATVYFSNHLFDEATDNLDYPTDAISRNLDWVNALCFGYHKNSNVTAHGAALFDKTSHFSTSYGITSWLDAGIPACKLVMGVPLQGRSWFLRNKTKNKAGDPVVAAGPRQKMSDRIGVMAYSEIEELMKDPRSGFVYDSQTVSSYLHSGDLWVSFDSPEVVEDKIRFAQHNTLLGYFLWPINFDDSNRTISKQASDAWLRNYDSSCCRDEDGYKQAPSPSVAPQDDAAAPLAAISGSAQRSAKIDSCHLALYLLLCFLFI; encoded by the exons ATGGGACAAAGAGCCCTCTCTGCGCTCCTCATCTCCATGCTAATCTTCTCCTTTTCCCCTTGTTCCGATGGCCAGCAGCAATGTGCCTTCACTGGTGCAGGCTCAGCTCAGGTCAGAGCTGGCTACTGGTTCTCCCTGTACAGCCATGACTTCCCTGTTTCGAGCATCGACGCATCCCTCTACACTCATCTCTACTACTACTCCCTCCCCCTCTCGTATGATGAAGCCAACGCCGGCGTCTCGGTCTTGCCTCATGACCAGCTCCCTCTCCTCGGCATTTTCTCGAACAGCCTCAAGTCAAGTAGCCCTTCCCTCAGAACCCTGTTATCCATCGCAACCGATGATCACCAAGCTAATGACTCAAACGCCGCTTTCTCCGCCATGGCAGCGGATCCAGTGCTTCGAGCAGCCTTCATTAACTCCACCTTAGAATTAGCCAGAGCAAACAGATTCGACGGGTTAGACTTGGCATGGCAGTTCCCGAGCTCGCCATCGGACATGACCAACCTCGGAATCCTGCTCGACGAATGGCGAGCTCGGATCGGCGAAGAAGCTCGGAATTCCTCATCAGCTCTCCTTCTGACCGCCACAGTGTACTTCTCGAACCACCTGTTTGATGAAGCCACTGACAACCTCGACTACCCGACGGATGCAATCTCAAGAAACCTGGATTGGGTCAACGCTCTCTGTTTCGGCTACCACAAGAACAGCAATGTCACTGCCCACGGTGCTGCGCTCTTCGACAAGACCTCCCACTTCTCCACCAGCTATGGGATCACCTCGTGGTTGGACGCAGGCATCCCTGCGTGCAAGCTGGTGATGGGTGTGCCACTGCAAGGCAGATCTTGGTTTCTCAGGAACAAGACCAAGAACAAGGCAGGTGATCCGGTGGTGGCTGCAGGACCCAGGCAGAAGATGAGCGACCGAATTGGCGTGATGGCCTACTCAGAGATCGAGGAGCTCATGAAGGATCCACGCTCTGGTTTTGTGTATGACAGCCAGACTGTGAGTTCCTACCTCCACTCCGGAGATCTGTGGGTGAGCTTTGACAGTCCTGAAGTTGTGGAAGACAAGATCAGATTTGCTCAACACAACACTTTGTTGGGATACTTTCTCTGGccaatcaattttgatgattcaaACCGCACAATATCCAAACAAG CTTCCGATGCCTGGCTCAGAaactatgattcttcctgctgcaGAGATGAAGATGGCTACAAACAGGCACCATCTCCTTCTGTAGCACCACAGGATGATGCAGCAGCACCATTAGCAGCCATTTCTGGATCAGCACAAAGGTCCGCAAAGATTGATTCCTGTCATCTGGCTCTGTATCTTTTGCTGTGTTTTCTGTTCATTTGA